The following nucleotide sequence is from Micromonospora sp. WMMD1120.
AGGTTTCGTGAATATCGGTTTTTGGTCCACTTTGCCCCGTAGGCTCGATCGCATGACCGGATCAGAGCCGGCGGCCCCGGTGACCGCCACCGACGACGACGCGGCCGAACTCATCGCGCAGTTGCGCGCGTTGGCCGGGGCCGATCCGGGGGAGGTCCGGCTGGTGGTCGCCGAGGTGTTGGCGGCACTGGACCGGGCGGCGGGCGGTGCGCTGCGTGAGCATCTGCCGGAGACCATCCGGATCGACGCGGGCCTGGAGTCTCCCAGCCCGGCGTGACACCCGGCCGCTGTGGACGGTCAGGATCTGTCACATTGGCGAGTTAGGTACCCCTGACCCTGCGCTGGTATGACGCCGGTCATACACTCGTCCCGTCTGGCTTGTGAAGCATTTCACGAGCGTGCGGGAGGAGGCGCGAATGACCGCGGTGGAACACGACGCCGACGTCATTGTCGTGGGTGCCGGTCCCGGTGGGTCAGCGACCGCGTACCACCTGGCTCAGCACGGTGTACGGGTGCTGTTGCTGGAGAAGACCGAGTTCCCCAGGGAGAAGGTCTGCGGCGACGGGTTGACCCCGCGCGCCGTGCGCCAGCTCGTCCGGATGGGTGTGGACACCTCACCCGAGGCCGGCTGGCTGCACAACCGTGGCCTGCGGGTCATCGGCGGCGGCGTGCGCCTCGAACTGGACTGGCCGGACCTCGCCAGCTTCCCCAACTACGGTCTGGTGCGCACCCGACTGGACTTCGACGACCTGCTCGCCAGGCGCGCGGTGGCCGCCGGCGCCGAGCTGCGGACCAGCGTCAACGTGCTGGGCCCGGTGCTCGACGAGAGTGGTCGGGTGGTCGGCGTGGAGGCGGAGGTCGGGCCGGGCAAGGAGCCCGCCACCTTCCACGCTCCGCTGGTCGTCACGGCGGACGGCGTCTCCGGTCGGTTCCCGCTCGCGCTCGGGCTGGCCAAGCGGGAGGACCGGCCGATCGGCGTGGCCGTCCGCCGCTACTACCGCTCGCCCGCGAAGCACGACGACAACTACCTGGAGTCCTGGCTGGAGCTGCGCAGCAAGGACAGCGGCGACAACCTGCTGCCGGGCTACGGCTGGATCTTCGGTCTCGGCGACGGGCGGGTCAACGTCGGCCTCGGCGTGCTCAACTCGTCCTCCGCGTTCGGCAAGACCAACTACCGCCGGCTGCTCACCGACTGGCTCGCCAACACCCCGGCGGACTGGGGGATGACCGACGAGGCCAACGCCGACGGCCCGATCCTCGGGGCGGCGCTGCCGATGGGCTTCAACCGGGTGCCGCACTACACCCGCGGCGTGCTGCTGGTGGGCGACTCCGGTGGCATGGTCAACCCGTTCAACGGCGAGGGCATCGCCTACGCCATGGAGTCCGGCGAGCTGGCCGCCGAGGTCGCCGTGCAGGCGCTCGCCCGGCCGGCCGGCCCGGAGCGGGAGCGGGCGCTGCTGGCGTACCCGAACGAGCTGAAGGCCCGGCTCGGCGGCTACTACCGGCTGGGCGGCATCTTCGTGAAACTGATCGGCCGCCCGGAGATCATGCGGATCGCCACCAAACACGGCATGCCGCACCCGACCCTGATGCGTTTCGTGCTCAAGCTGTTGGCCAACCTGACCGACCCGCGCGGTGGGGATGCGATGGATCGCGTCATCAACGCGATGACGAAGGTGGCCCCGGCCGTGTAGCGCGCGGAGTGGGCGGGTCCCGCGGTCGCGAACGATTGTGGGAACCGTCTAGGTAGGACGGCATCGGTGCTGGTCACAGCCCCGGGGCCGACAAAGATCGACCCCCGCCGACTGCCACTGCGAGGGACGTGAATAGTGTGATTTTCGTCAAGCACCGAGGGCAGGGAAGGACGAGCAGGAGAAAACGATGTCGCTCTCGCCTTACGCACCGATCATCGGGCTGTTCGCCCTCGCCGCGGCGTTCGCGCTGTTCTCCGTCGGCGCCGCCCGCTTCACCGGTCCCCGTCGCAACAACAAGGCCAAACTCGAGGCGTACGAGTGCGGCATCGAGCCGAGCCCGCAGCCGGTCGGCGGCGGACGGTTCCCGATCAAGTTCTACCTGACGGCGATGCTCTTCATCGTCTTCGACATCGAGATCATCTTCCTCTACCCCTGGGCGGTCACGTTCGACGCTCTGCCGATCTTCGGCTTCGTGGAGATGGTCCTGTTCATCGTCGCGGTCTTCGTCGCGTACGCCTACGTGTGGCGTCGCGGCGGCCTGGACTGGGACTGAGGAAGGAACGTCAGATGGGCATCGAGGAGAAGCTTCCCGCCGGCGTCCTGCTCACCTCGGTGGAGAAGCTGGTCAACTGGTCCCGGAAGTCGTCCGTGTGGGGCGCCACCTTCGGCCTGGCCTGCTGCGCCATCGAGATGATGGCCGCCGGTGGTCCGCACTACGACATGGGTCGGTGGGGCATGGAGGTCTTCCGGGCGTCCCCCCGGCAGGCCGACCTGATGATCGTGGCGGGCCGGGTGAGTCAGAAGATGGCCCCGGTGCTGCGCCAGATCTACGACCAGATGGCCGAGCCCCGCTGGGTGCTGTCGATGGGCGTCTGCGCCAGCAGTGGCGGCATGTTCAACAACTACGCGATCGTGCAGGGTGTCGACCACGTGGTGCCCGTCGACATGTACCTGCCCGGCTGCCCGCCCCGCCCGGAGATGCTGATCGACGCGGTGCTCAAGCTCCGCGAGAAGATCATGTACGAGCCGCTGGGCGCCGGCGGCCGGCGGATGCTGGCGGCCCGCCAGGAACGGGGCGACGTTCCGGTCGTGCCGTACGGCTCGATGCCGTCCTCCTACCGCAGCGACAAGGCCCGGCGTGCCCAGTGGACCAAGGCGGTCCGCGAGGGGCGCGAGGAGCAGCTGCGGATCGAGAACTGGATGAACGCCCAGAACCACCTCCACCCGCAGGCAGGCCCGAAATGACCTCACCCACCGACAAGCCCAACGACGGCGGGGTGCCGGTACCGGTCACGCCGGCCGGCGCCAGCAGCACGGCTCCGGCCGAGTACCCGCCGGCCAGCGCCGCCGGGCGCGGCATGTTCGGCAACCAGGGCACCGGCGACGTGTCCGGCTACGGCGGTCTGGTCCGCCAGCGCCAGCCCATCGAGGAGGCGTCCCGACCGTACGGGGGCTACTTCGACGAGGTCCGTGACGCGTTGGAGGAGGCGTACCCGGCCTTCGGTGACGCGGTCGAGAAGGTCGTCGTCGACCGGGGCGAGTTGACCCTGCACATCCGCCCGGAGCGGATCGCCGAGGTCTGCCAGGTGCTCCGGGACGACCTGGCGTTGCGGTTCGAGCTGTGCTCCTCGGTGTCCGGCGTGGACTACCTCGGCGCCGACGAGCGCCGGCTGCACGTGGTCTACCTGCTCACCTCGATGACCTACCGGCGGCGGGTCCGGCTGGAGGCCGCGGTCTCCGTCGAGTCCCCGCACCTGCCCAGCGTGACGAGCGTCTACCCGACCGCCGACTGGCAGGAGCGGGAGGCGTACGACATGTTCGGGATCATCTTCGACGGCCACCCCCACCTGACCCGCATCCTCATGCCGGACGACTGGGAGGGGCATCCGCAGCGCAAGGACTACCCGCTCGGCGGCGTGCCCGTCGAGTACAAGGGCGCGGAGATCCAACCGCCGAACGAGCGGAGGTCGTACCAGTGAGCGCGAGGAGTGAGCTTGCGAGCCCCGCAGTCGTGAACGGAGGGCGGGCACTGTGACGACGTCGAACTACGCCAGTGAGCACGAGACCGAGGAGGGCCGGGTCTTCACCGTCACCGGTGGGGACTGGGACACGATCGTCTCGGGCACCGATCCGATCAACGACGAGCGGATCGTCGTCAACATGGGTCCGCAGCACCCGTCCACGCACGGCGTGCTGCGGCTGATCCTGGAGCTGGAGGGCGAGACGGTCCGCGAGGCCCGTTCCGTCGTCGGCTACCTGCACACCGGCATCGAGAAGAACCTCGAATACCGCAACTGGGTGCAGGGCTCCACGTTCGTCACCCGGATGGACTACCTCGCTCCGATCTTCAACGAGACCGGGTACGCGCTGGCGGTCGAGAAGCTGCTCGGCATCACCGACGACATCACCGAGCGGGCGACGACCATCCGCGTGCTGATGATGGAGCTCAACCGGATCTCGTCGCACCTGGTCTGGTTGGCGACCACCGGCATGGAGCTGGGCGCGATCTCGATCATGCTCTACGGCTTCCGCGAGCGGGAGTACATCCTCGACATCTTCGAGACCATCACCGGCCTGCGGATGAACCACGCGTACGTGCGGCCCGGCGGGGTGGCGCAGGACGTGCCGGACGACGCGATCCGCAAGATCCGCGAGTTCCTCAGGGTGATGCCGAAGAAGCTCAAGGAGTACGAAGACCTCCTGTCCGGTCAGCCGATCTGGACCGAGCGGACCAAGGGCGTCGCGGTGCTGGACGTGACCGGCTGTGTCGCGCTCGGCGTGACCGGCCCGGTGCTGCGCTCCGCCGGCCTCGCCTGGGACCTGCGCAAGACCATGCCGTACTGCGGCTACGAGACGTACGAGTTCGACGTGCCGACCCACCCCGACGGTGACGTGTGGGGTCGCTACCAGGTCCGGCTCGCCGAGATCCGCGAGTCGCTGAAGCTCGTCGAGCAGGCGGTGGACCGGCTCAAGCCGGGCCCGGTCATGGTCGCCGACCGCAAGATCGCCTGGCCGGCCCAGCTCGCCATCGGTGTCGACGGCATGGGCAACTCGCTGGAGCACGTCGCGAAGATCATGGGTCAGTCGATGGAGTCGCTGATCCACCACTTCAAGCTGGTGACCGAGGGTTTCCGGGTTCCGCCCGGCCAGGTGTACGTCGCCATCGAGGCGCCCCGCGGCGAGTTGGGCGTCCACGCGGTCTCCGACGGCGGCACCCGCCCGTACCGGGTGCACTACCGGGAGCCGAGCTTCGTCAACCTCCAGGCCCTCCCGGCGATGGCCGAGGGCGGCCTGATCGCCGACGTGATTGCCGGCGGCGCCTCGTTGGACCCGGTCATGGGGGGTTGTGACAGGTGAGTGCGAGGAGTGAGCTTGCGAGCCCCAGCCGCGTGCGCGAGGAGAGAGCGGAGCGAGCCCCGCAGTCGCGCGCAGACGCCGGCCCAGTCGCGAACGGAAGGCGGCTCTGATGACGACGATTTTCACTGACACGACTCGCGAGCGGGCGCGCGAGATCATCGCCCGCTACCCGGCGGACCGGTCCCGCTCGGCGCTGCTGCCGCTGCTGCACCTCGTGCAGGCCGAGGAGGGGTACGTGTCCCCGGCCGGTGTGGCGTTCTGCGCCGAGGTGCTGGGGCTGAACAAGGCCCAGGTCGGGGCGGTCGCCACCTTCTACACGATGTACAAGCGCAAGCCGACCGGCGACTTCCTGGTCAGCGTCTGCACCAACACCATGTGCAACGTGCTCGGTGGGCAGGAGGTGTACGACACCCTCTCCGAGCACCTGGGCGTCGGGCACGACGAGACGACCGCCGACGGCACGATCACCCTGGAGCACGCCGAGTGCCTGGCGGCGTGCGACTACGGCCCGGTGATGACCGTCAACTACGACTTCTTCGACGGGGTGGACCCCACCACCGCGGTCGGGGTGGTGGACGAGCTGCGGGCGGGCGGTCGGCCGATGCCGACCCGGGGCGCCCGACTCTGCACCCTCAAGGAGATGGCGGTGCAGCTCGCCGGCTTCGCCGACGAACGCGACGGCGCTGTCGCCGACGGCGGGCCGGGCGAGCCCACCCTGCGCGGGCTGCGGCTGGCCCAGCAGCACGGCGTCTCGGTGCCGGGCTTCGACCCGAACACCCCGATCCGCAGCAAGGCCGAGGCCGACAAGGCCGCCGCCGAGGCCAAGGCGAAGGCGGAGGCCGCCAAGCCGGCGCCCGTCGAGGCCAGCACCGCGCCGGTCAAGGGTGGCGACGGCGCGTCCGTCCCGACCGGAGCGGTCACCGAGCCGGCGACGCCGGCCGGGACCACCGAGCCGGCGACGCCGGCCGAGGCCAGTGGCAGCACCACGCGGGACGTGAAGGCTCCGGACGACAAGTCGCCGCAGGTGCGTACCGCCGAGACCCGGCAGCCGGACGCGAGCACCGCCGTCCCGGACGCCCCCGGCACCAAGACCCCGACGGAGCCGGCAGCCGGCGACGCGCGGGCGGCGGAGGCCGCCGGCGTGGCGGACAACGCGCCGGCCGGCGACGGCAAGCCCGCCGGCGACTCCACCGGTGCGCAGGAGCGCAACCTCAACGAAGCGTCGGCGAACGCCGGTGGCGCGAACTCCGCCGACGCGAGTGAAACGGGGGCCCAGAAGTGACCACTCCCCGCCCGGAGACGCTGGCCAAGCTGACGCCGGTGCTGACCAAGCGCTGGTTGTCGCCGGACGCCTGGCGCATCGGCACCTACGAGCAGCTGGACGGCTACGCCGCCCTGCGCAAGGCGCTCAAGGCCCACCCGGACGACCTGATCCAGCTGATCAAGGACTCCGGGCTGCGGGGCCGTGGCGGCGCCGGCTTCCCCACCGGCCTGAAGTGGGGCTTCATTCCGCAGGGCGACGGCAAGCCGCACTACCTGGTGGTCAACGCCGACGAGGGCGAGCCGGGCACCTGCAAGGACCTGCCGCTGATGACCCACGACCCGCACGCGCTGGTCGAGGGCGTGATCATCGCGTCGTACGCGATCCGGGCCAGCCGTGCCTACATCTACATCCGGGGCGAGGCGGTGCACGCCGCGCGCCGGCTGCGCAACGCCGTCCAGGAGGCGTACGACAAGGGCTACCTCGGCCGGAACATCCTGCGCAGCGGCTTCGACCTGGAGCTTGTGGTGCACTCCGGCGCCGGGGCGTACATCTGCGGCGAGGAGACGGCGCTGCTGGACTCGCTGGAGGGGTTCCGGGGCCAGCCCCGGCTGCGCCCGCCGTTCCCGGCGACCCACGGCCTGTACGCGAGCCCGACGGTGGTCAACAACGTCGGCACCATCGCCAGCGTGCCGCCGATCGTGCTCGGTGGGGCCGACTGGTGGAAGACGATGGGCACCGAGAAGTCCTCCGGGCCGATGATCTACTCATTGTCCGGTCGGATCGTCAACCCGGGCCAGTACGAGTGCACGATGGGTGTCACGCTGCGCGAGCTGCTGGAGCTGGCCGGCGGCATGCAGCCCGGGCACAACCTGCGCTTCTGGACCCCGGGCGGCTCGTCCACCCCGCTGCTCGCCGCCGAGCACATGGACGTGCCACTGGACTTCGAGGGGGTGGCGGCGGCCGGCTCGATCCTGGGCACCACCGCCATGCAGATCTTCTCCGACCAGGACTGCCCGGTCTACGCGACGTACCGGTGGCTGGAGTTCTACCACCACGAGTCGTGTGGCAAGTGCACCCCGTGCCGGGAGGGCAACTACTGGATGGTTCGTGTCTACCGGCGGATTCTCTCCGGTCAGGGCACCCACGAGGACCTGGACACCCTGCTGGACACCTGCGACAACATCCTCGGCCGTTCGTTCTGCGGCCTGGGTGACGGCGCGACCAGCTCGGTGACCTCGTCGTTGCAGTACTTCAAGCAGGACTACCTCGACTACATCGAGGGACGGACCGCACCGAAGCTGTCAGAGAAGACCCTGGTAGGGGCACACTGATGACTGATGTAGCCAAGCAGACCGAGACCGTCACCCTCACCATCGACGGCGTCGAGGTCACCGCCCCAAAGGGGACGTTGCTGATCCGGGTCGCCGAGCAGATGGGCACCGAGATCCCCCGGTTCTGCGACCACCCGCTGCTGGCCCCGGCCGGCGCGTGCCGGCAGTGCCTGGTCGAGGTGGAGGGGCAGCGCAAGCCGGTCGCCTCCTGCACCCAGACCGTCGCCGACGGCATGGTCGTCCGTACCCAGCTCACCTCTCCGGTGGCCAAGAAGGCGCAGGAGGGGGTGATGGAGCTGCTGCTGCTCAACCACCCGCTGGACTGCCCGATGTGTGACAAGGGCGGTGAGTGCCCGCTCCAGAACCAGGCGATGTCCACCGGCCGCACCGACTCGCGCTTCCACGAGCACAAGCGGGAGTACGAGAAGCCGATGGCGATCAGCAGCCAGGTGCTGCTGGACCGCGAGCGCTGCGTGCTCTGCCAGCGGTGCACCCGCTTCTCCGAGGAGATCGCCGGCGACAAGTTCATCGACCTGATGGGCCGGTCGTCCGCCGAGGAGATCAACATCTACCGGGACGACGCGTACGGCGCGGAGTCCGGGGAGGACGGCGGGGACGTCCCGTTCAACTCCTACTTCTCCGGCAACACCGTGCAGATCTGCCCGGTGGGCGCGCTGACCGGCGCGCAGTACCGCTTCCGGGCCCGCCCGTTCGACCTGGTCTCCAGCCCGAGCGTCTGCGAGCACTGCTCGGCCGGCTGCGGGCAGCGCACCGACTGGCGGCGCGGCAAGGTGCTGCGCCGGCTGGCCGGTGACGAGCCGGCGGTGAACGAGGAGTGGAACTGCGACAAGGGCCGGTGGGGCTTCCAGTACACCCGCGCCACTGATCGGCTGACCACTCCGCTGGTGCGTGACGAGCGCACCGGTGAGCTGCGCGAGGCGTCCTGGAGCGAGGCGCTCACGGTGGCCGCCGAAGGGCTGCACGCCGCCCGGGAGAGCGGTCGGGGCACGGCGGTGCTCACCGGCGGACGGCTGACCGTCGAGGACGCCTACGCGTACGCGAAGTTCGCCCGGGTCGCGTTGAACACCAACGACATCGACTTCCGGGCCCGGCCGGTCTCCCGCGAGGAGGCCGACTTCCTGGCCAGTTCGGTCGCCGGGGTCACCGACGTCACCTACACCGACGTGGAAAATGCGCCGGCCGTGGTGCTGGTGGGCCTGGAGCCGGAGGAGGAGTGCCCGATCCTCTTCCTGCGGCTGCGCAAGGCGTACCTGAAGAAGACCCTGACGGTGTACGCGCTGGCGCCGTTCGCCACCCGCGGCCTGGAGAAGCTCGGCGCCAAGCTGGCCCGGGTCGTGCCGGGCGAGGAGGCCAGCGTGCTCGCCGAGCACGCCACGGTCAGCGAGGCGCTGAGCGCTCCGGGGGCGATCCTGATCGTCGGCGAGCGGTTGGCCACCGTGCCGGGTGGGCTCTCCGCCGCGGCGGACGTGGCCCGGCGTACCGGCGCGAAGCTGGCCTGGGTGCCGCGGCGCGCGGGGGACCGAGGCGCCGTCGACGCGGGTTGTCTGCCCAACCTGCTCCCCGGTGGCCGGCTGGTCACCGAGCCGGCCGCGCGGGCCGAGCTGGGTGAGGCGTGGGACATCCCGGCCGGGGTGATTCCGAGTCAGGCCGGTCGGGACACCGACGGCATCCTGGCCGCCGCCGCCAACGGGCAGCTCGGCGCGCTCGTCGTCGGCGGTGTCGACCCGGCCGACCTGGCCGACCCGCGCCTGGCCGAGTCCGCCCTGGACGCGGTGCCGTTCCTGGTCAGCCTGGAGTTGCGGGCCAGCGCGGTGACCCGGCGGGCGAACGTCGTGCTGCCGGTCGCCCCGGTGGTCGAGAAGGCCGGCAGCTTCCTGGACTGGGAGGGCCGGCTGCGCCCGTTCGAGGCGGTGTTGAACTCCGCCGCGATGACCGACGGCCGGGTGCTCGACGCGTTGGCCGCGCTGCTCGACGTGCAGCTCGGCACCGCCGACGTGCCGAGCGTGCGCCGGGAGCTGGGCTCGTTGCCGGCCACCCGTACCACCCGGCCGGCGGCGCCCTCGGTGGCGCCGGGCCGGGTGCCGCACCCGGGCGCCGGCGAGGCCGTGCTGGCCACCTGGCACCAACTCGTCGCCCTCGGCACCCTGACCGAGGGCGACGAGAACCTCGCCGGGACGGCCCGCCCGCCGGTGGTCCGGCTGGGCAAGGGCACCGCCGAGGCGCTCGGTGTCGCCGACGGCGACGCGGTCACGGTCGGCACCGACCGGGGAGCGCTGACCCTGCCGGCCGAGCTGACCGAGATGCCGGACGGCGTGGTCTGGCTGCCGACCAACTCACCCGGTTCGACGGTGCGACGCAGCCTCGGTGTTGCGTCCGGCGCGGTCGTCCGGATCTCCGTTCCCGCGACGGGCACGGCCATCCCGGCCGGACGCGTGGCGGCCGACGAGACCGGTCTCCCGGGTCCGCTCCTCAACTCCGGGGGTAACCAGTGAGTCCGTCAGTCCTCGCCCAGGATCCGACGCTTGCCGACTTCGGCCAGGACCCGTGGTGGCTGGTCCTCATCAAGGTCGTCTTCGCGTTCGTGTTCGCCGTGCTGGCCACCCTGCTGGGTGTCTGGTTCGAACGACGCGTTGTCGGTTTCATGCAGGTGCGGCCCGGCCCCAACCAGGTCGGTCCGCTCGGCCTGCTGCAGACCCTCGCCGACGGCCTGAAGATGGCCTTCAAGGAGGACATCCTGCCGAAGGCGGCCGACAAGGTCGTCTACTTCTTCGCGCCGACCATCTCGGTGATCTGCGCGGTCACCGCCCTGTCGGTGGTGCCGTTCGGCCCGATGGTGAGCATCTTCGGCCACCAGACGCCGTTGCAGGTCACCGACGTGCCGGTGGCGGTGCTGCTGCTGCTCGCCTGCTCCTCGCTGGGCGTCTACGGCAGCGTGCTGGGCGGTTGGGCCTCCGGCTCGACGTACCCCCTGCTGGGTGGTCTGCGGTCGAGCGCCCAGATGATCTCCTACGAGGTCACCATGGGGCTGAGCATCGTGACGGTGTTCATGACCGCCGGCACGATGAGCACCAGCGGCATCGTCGCCGCGCAGGGCGACGCCACCCGGCTGACCGTGTTCGGCACCGAGATCCCCGCGCCGGGCTGGTACGCGATCCTGCTGCTGCCGAGCTTCATCATCTTCTTCATCGCCACCGTTGGTGAGACCAACCGGGCGCCGTTCGACCTGCCCGAGGCCGAGTCCGAGCTGGTCGCGGGCTTCATGACTGAATACAGCTCGCTCAAGTTCGCGCTCTTCATGCTCAGCGAGTACGTCGCCATGGTGACCATGTCCGCGGTCACCACCACGCTGTTCCTCGGCGGTTGGCGGGCGCCCTGGCCGATCACCCTGTGGGAGGGCGCCAACTCCGGTTGGTGGCCGATGCTCTGGTTCTTCGGCAAGGTCATCACGCTGGTCTTCGTCTTCGTGTGGTTGCGCGGCACGCTGCCCCGGCTGCGTTACGACCAGTTCATGCGCCTCGGTTGGAAGGTGCTGCTGCCGATCAACCTGGTCTGGATCCTGGTCCTGTCGGGTCTGCGTTCCATCGAGGACTGGGACACCAGGGGCAAGGTGATCGCGGTCGGCGTTCCGGCCGGCATCCTGCTGCTCGCCACGCTGTTCTGGCCGAGCCGCCGCCCGCAGCCGAAGCCGACGCCGCAGGAGCAGGTCGACAACCGGCCGCACGGGAGCTTCCCGCTGCCACCGATGGATCTTCAGGTACCACCGAGCCCGCGCATCACGCGCGTGGTCGCCGAGCGGGAGCCGGCCAACATCGTCGCCGGCTCGGACTCCAGGGAGGTGTGACGTGGGCGCGATCACCGGAACGTTCAAGGGATTCGGTGTCACCTTCTCGCACATGTTCAGGAAGGTCGTCACGACCGACTACCCGTTCAAGCCGCCGGTGTCGGCGCCGCGCTACCACGGGCGGCACATCCTCAACCGGCACCCGGACGGCCTGGAGAAGTGCATCGGCTGTGAGCTGTGCGCCTGGGCCTGCCCGGCGGACGCGATCTACGTCGAGGGTGGCGACAACACCGACGAGCAGCGCTTCTCGCCGGGCGAGCGGTACGCCAGCATCTACCAGATCAACTACGCCCGGTGCATCTTCTGCGGGCTGTGCATCGAGGCCTGCCCGACCCGTTCGCTCACCATGAGCAACGAGTACGAGCTGGCCCGGGACAACCGGCAGGACCTGATCTTCACCAAGGAGCAGTTGCTCGCGCCGCTGCTCGAGGGCATGGATCAGCCGCCGCACCCGATGCTGCTGGGCAACAGCGAGAAGGACTACTACGTCGGCGCGCTGGACAACCCGGGCACCTCCGCCGGTGCGGAGAAGTCCCCGATGGGCCCCGGCCGCTACCAGGTCGAGGAGCACCCCGGCGTGACGTTCCCGGGCGCCGAGCAGGCCGCCCAGCGCGTCGCGGCCGGCAAGGGAGAGGAAGCATGACCACGTCTACGGTGCTGGCCGCGGCGGGTGAGGTGTCCAGCGGCGAGCAGGTCACCTTCTGGATTCTCGGGCCGCTCGCGCTCATCGGCGCCATTGGCATGATCGCCGCCCGCAACGCGGTGCACTCCGCGCTCTGGCTGGTGCTCACCATGCTCTGCCTGGGCGTCTTCTACGTGCTCCAGGCCGGGCCGTTCATCGGCATGGTGCAGATCATCGTCTACACCGGCGCGATCATGATGCTCTTCCTGTTCGTCCTGATGCTCGTCGGG
It contains:
- a CDS encoding NADH-quinone oxidoreductase subunit C, with protein sequence MTSPTDKPNDGGVPVPVTPAGASSTAPAEYPPASAAGRGMFGNQGTGDVSGYGGLVRQRQPIEEASRPYGGYFDEVRDALEEAYPAFGDAVEKVVVDRGELTLHIRPERIAEVCQVLRDDLALRFELCSSVSGVDYLGADERRLHVVYLLTSMTYRRRVRLEAAVSVESPHLPSVTSVYPTADWQEREAYDMFGIIFDGHPHLTRILMPDDWEGHPQRKDYPLGGVPVEYKGAEIQPPNERRSYQ
- a CDS encoding NADH-quinone oxidoreductase subunit D, encoding MTTSNYASEHETEEGRVFTVTGGDWDTIVSGTDPINDERIVVNMGPQHPSTHGVLRLILELEGETVREARSVVGYLHTGIEKNLEYRNWVQGSTFVTRMDYLAPIFNETGYALAVEKLLGITDDITERATTIRVLMMELNRISSHLVWLATTGMELGAISIMLYGFREREYILDIFETITGLRMNHAYVRPGGVAQDVPDDAIRKIREFLRVMPKKLKEYEDLLSGQPIWTERTKGVAVLDVTGCVALGVTGPVLRSAGLAWDLRKTMPYCGYETYEFDVPTHPDGDVWGRYQVRLAEIRESLKLVEQAVDRLKPGPVMVADRKIAWPAQLAIGVDGMGNSLEHVAKIMGQSMESLIHHFKLVTEGFRVPPGQVYVAIEAPRGELGVHAVSDGGTRPYRVHYREPSFVNLQALPAMAEGGLIADVIAGGASLDPVMGGCDR
- the nuoE gene encoding NADH-quinone oxidoreductase subunit NuoE; this encodes MMTTIFTDTTRERAREIIARYPADRSRSALLPLLHLVQAEEGYVSPAGVAFCAEVLGLNKAQVGAVATFYTMYKRKPTGDFLVSVCTNTMCNVLGGQEVYDTLSEHLGVGHDETTADGTITLEHAECLAACDYGPVMTVNYDFFDGVDPTTAVGVVDELRAGGRPMPTRGARLCTLKEMAVQLAGFADERDGAVADGGPGEPTLRGLRLAQQHGVSVPGFDPNTPIRSKAEADKAAAEAKAKAEAAKPAPVEASTAPVKGGDGASVPTGAVTEPATPAGTTEPATPAEASGSTTRDVKAPDDKSPQVRTAETRQPDASTAVPDAPGTKTPTEPAAGDARAAEAAGVADNAPAGDGKPAGDSTGAQERNLNEASANAGGANSADASETGAQK
- a CDS encoding NADH-quinone oxidoreductase subunit A, which gives rise to MSLSPYAPIIGLFALAAAFALFSVGAARFTGPRRNNKAKLEAYECGIEPSPQPVGGGRFPIKFYLTAMLFIVFDIEIIFLYPWAVTFDALPIFGFVEMVLFIVAVFVAYAYVWRRGGLDWD
- a CDS encoding geranylgeranyl reductase family protein encodes the protein MTAVEHDADVIVVGAGPGGSATAYHLAQHGVRVLLLEKTEFPREKVCGDGLTPRAVRQLVRMGVDTSPEAGWLHNRGLRVIGGGVRLELDWPDLASFPNYGLVRTRLDFDDLLARRAVAAGAELRTSVNVLGPVLDESGRVVGVEAEVGPGKEPATFHAPLVVTADGVSGRFPLALGLAKREDRPIGVAVRRYYRSPAKHDDNYLESWLELRSKDSGDNLLPGYGWIFGLGDGRVNVGLGVLNSSSAFGKTNYRRLLTDWLANTPADWGMTDEANADGPILGAALPMGFNRVPHYTRGVLLVGDSGGMVNPFNGEGIAYAMESGELAAEVAVQALARPAGPERERALLAYPNELKARLGGYYRLGGIFVKLIGRPEIMRIATKHGMPHPTLMRFVLKLLANLTDPRGGDAMDRVINAMTKVAPAV
- the nuoF gene encoding NADH-quinone oxidoreductase subunit NuoF, giving the protein MTTPRPETLAKLTPVLTKRWLSPDAWRIGTYEQLDGYAALRKALKAHPDDLIQLIKDSGLRGRGGAGFPTGLKWGFIPQGDGKPHYLVVNADEGEPGTCKDLPLMTHDPHALVEGVIIASYAIRASRAYIYIRGEAVHAARRLRNAVQEAYDKGYLGRNILRSGFDLELVVHSGAGAYICGEETALLDSLEGFRGQPRLRPPFPATHGLYASPTVVNNVGTIASVPPIVLGGADWWKTMGTEKSSGPMIYSLSGRIVNPGQYECTMGVTLRELLELAGGMQPGHNLRFWTPGGSSTPLLAAEHMDVPLDFEGVAAAGSILGTTAMQIFSDQDCPVYATYRWLEFYHHESCGKCTPCREGNYWMVRVYRRILSGQGTHEDLDTLLDTCDNILGRSFCGLGDGATSSVTSSLQYFKQDYLDYIEGRTAPKLSEKTLVGAH
- a CDS encoding NADH-quinone oxidoreductase subunit B, with the protein product MGIEEKLPAGVLLTSVEKLVNWSRKSSVWGATFGLACCAIEMMAAGGPHYDMGRWGMEVFRASPRQADLMIVAGRVSQKMAPVLRQIYDQMAEPRWVLSMGVCASSGGMFNNYAIVQGVDHVVPVDMYLPGCPPRPEMLIDAVLKLREKIMYEPLGAGGRRMLAARQERGDVPVVPYGSMPSSYRSDKARRAQWTKAVREGREEQLRIENWMNAQNHLHPQAGPK